CTTGAAAATTTCTCCCACCTCCGAGGCCAATAATTCAGAGTCATCATATCTAGTTTTGTCCTCAATTTAAGAGTCTAAAAGCATTATCTCAAAAGCTCCTTGGATTTCTTTACACTTGATGAATCTTGTGTTCTGAGTCTTCTGACAAAACATCCCCCCTCCCATCCTCGTGTATATCATCAGTATCATAATGGATAAAATGTCGCGAAATAATGCAAATAATGCTtcgtttggttgccaagaaaatagaagaacatTATTTGTACTTTTGTCGAATCACTATTCCAGATCTCCTTGTGTACATGATTACAACTGGATGGGGATTTTTTGCAGCAGAAATTAATGGTTAAATTACTGCAAGAAAACACCTCAACTGTTAGGAATTTACTAGAAAGATGGTGTGGGGCATTGAAAAAGTGTTGCATAATCATGAGTAAAATCAATCGAAGCATGTGCCATAATCACCGATTTACCTGTCTGGATTAGCAGGGAAGAGGAAAATCACGATCAACTCACATGGGGAAGGACAAAGGAAGATCTAAAGTGCCTGATTTGAGTTGAATGGCCCCTTACATTTTCAATAGCAGTGTTTGAAACAAGGCCAACCCCAATTCCCATGAATCTTTCTCCAAACAAATTGAATGCAGATTGCAGacaacaaaatgagaaaaacagTAACATATTCACTAGTTGGACGATTAATTGAACCCCTGAAATAccaaaatgaatcaaaatttagaCCTGTAGGGGACCAAGCTTTCTCAACACAGCAAAGGGTGTTGTTTTGAtctcaaattttgagaaaataaatgctGATTGAACAGAACCAACATCCCCTCTTCGCCCCACCCCATCACCCATAAATGCAAACATTTAAAGCTCCAGATTTGTCTCCGTGAGCTTTTTCACGAATCTTGTAcctccttaaattaatattccAACTTCCTTTGTTGTTGAGTAGTTGAAGCATTCAATGTTACTTCTTTAATGCCACCACCATCTGCTATATTTCCCTCACTTTCTTCTTCTCATAATAAAGCCCATCTCACTCTTTCTATGGCATGATAGCATCTCTCCCAACCCCAATTCCCACATCCACATTGCCTTGCTTCTCCTCTCCTTTTCCTACTTCTTTGGGTTAATATTTGGAAATTTGAGGATAAATAGTATATGCAACTTGCTTTATTTGCAAACCCCACCAAAGAATTGCTTTCTCTTTAAAGATGTTTAGTTAAATTTTATGGGTTTTCTAAATCCATCATGTAGTACTGTTTGTTTCTTGTTAATTGTTTTATgatcttcattttttccttcttgtcTGGCTACTGGGTTTCTTCTGTTAACAGATGCAAAAAAGGTATGGAGACGTTGAAGCCAAACATCATGATTGGATTCGAGTTCCGTGAATTGGTATTACGGGATATTGGTGCGGTTCAATAAGAAAGCAGCGCTCGCAATCTTTTTGAGTTCTGGTTTTTGATTGAGCCGTGCCAATATCACGTGCCATTGCTTTTGATCATCTTTTGTACCTTTCTCTGTCCCATCAATGGATTCAAAGGTAGTCCCTCTCGTGTTTGTTGgtgtattttttaaactaaatctTGACGAAATGACTTATATTGCCTCCTAGTAACAGTGGCAAGATTTTTAGGAAGATTCTTAATAAGGGTTTGCCAAATCTTTCTGCCTACTTTCCTGTAACCCTTCTGTTATGGTGCATTAGCCATTGTTGTTACATTACATACATATCTCTAATCACTTTTCAGGATACAATTAGGAAACTATGGAGTCTGTAGGAATGCTTCATGTTTCAGGTTATCAAACTTCCACACAGGACAACACCTCTACAAAGGAGATAAGCAAAGACTATCTATGCAGCCCACAGCTGGGATATAACTCTAAAAAGCTAGTCCATGTGTTTTGCAGGCACATTTTTTGGGCTCTACTTTTGTTCACTGTTTGCTTTataatttgctttcaaacttgaaattatgaaaagttGAAAGTTGAAGCTGCGAAGAGCTTTCTTACTATTCAATTTTGTTCTACTTTGGGGGGTTTTGGACATTTGTGCAGAAGATGTCAATGTAACTGTTGTAGCTATTTACCATGTTTGGGACAAACATTTTGTAGAGATGTATGAATGTTGGTGTTTGGACATTTGGTAGTTCATGGTCCATAAATCTTGAGAAAACTTGATTTCTTTGCTTGAATTCCCAACCCAACTTTTGATTTGGTTTCAGCTTTTGAACCTGCCAACTCCATTTTTCTGCTAAGAAAAGTGGAACAACACTTCCAATCTCATTATTAAGGACAAGGGAGGCACTTGGGTTTAGTTGTTTGAGCATTTTACTTTTTGGAAACCAGAACTGCAGAAAACAGAACaggaaaatttttgttttcttctcttttcttgttTTGGATTGTCTCAGCAACCATTTGAAGTGTAATTAACATTATTCCTATGTCCCTATTAAAATCATCCTGGTTTCCAATGGCATACTCTGCAATTAAGTTCAGTACTTGCAGGAGTATCAGATTTAATACTGAGGTTGGGAACTGCTGAATCCTCATTTAAGAAGAATAATTTTGCCCAGAAGGTACAACCTCAAGAACAAGAGGCTGTCCACTGTTTCTTACACTTTACTGCAGAGGCTTATCATTCAAGTATGTCTGCTATACCAAACCAGAGGCCAGTTGGAAAGTTATGTGGCTTAGACTCCAATTTTTGTGTATGTTTGTTGAGTCTGGAGTGGTGCATTCCCTCTGTTTGGTTTGACAGAAAATATGACAAGAGCATTTTCCTCTAGGTGAAAACATTGGGAACAACTTTGATATTGAAATGAATGACAATTGAAGCTGTTGTTAACTTGGAACTTTCACCAGTAAAATAGCAGTCAGTTGTAATATTGCCGGTAGAAAACAAGTTTCTggtttgaaaatgatttcacaagGATCAAAGTGAACCTCCTCTAAATAGATTTTATCTACCCATCCAAACACTAGATGGAATTTGGTTCCCTCTCATATTGTAGGAGGAACTGTCAAATAGGAGTTGGTTTCAGGCATAAGGTTGGTGACCACATCACCCAAAGAGGAAAGGGAGTTTCCAACTTTATGTtgaatttactatttttaaaacatgggGAATCAAATTACAGATCTGGCATTTGAAGTAGGATCAGCCTAGAAGTGGGGTACTGATCTACTTGAGTGCCCTTGACTCTAAAAAGGTTGGTCAAGTTAAGCTGTCCCTTTCAttagattttgtttttcttttgattttaaccTAATCTTTCTTTGCTTACTATACTGTCTGAATATAGCCTGTTTCACATGAAAAATCACCATTTTTCCAACAAACCAGctatagggttttttttaaagaatgaaaatgatggGTTTAATGAAGTAATTTCTCTGGGGTTTTGCTGGTTCTAGTGATACCTGTACAATATGGTTTTAAAAGGCTTAACAAATACTAAAATCTGATAATATGACTCTGATTTCTGAATTATACAAATCATTGAGTCCCATTGGAAGTCAACTTAGGAAAGAGATCATAGAAGAGAGAAACTTTGATCATCACCTCACAAGCAAAACAACAACCCACAACTTTATGAAGAAAAGGGTGGCAAAAGCACACCACAGATATTTGTACTTATTATATGCTCATTAGCCATGAACTGTGACTTACAATCCTTCCAAAGCTTTGTAAAGAATGGGTGGTCTCAGCCTCCTGCTTCCTTTTCAAGTAGCTATTGCAGTCAGTATCCTACACTAAAATGGAGTAGGACATTGACCACTTAGCAAGGaccctctctcttctctctctcccctctccctctccctctctctctctctccctttctttCTGGAAGTTGTGTGACACAACATGTATTCTGTGTACTCTTacataaaacacaaaaaagcCTTGCATGCCTGTATTTTATGCAAAAGCTTATCTTATCGCCCTTCCTGAGTTTGGAAGAACCGCAGGCTGCCCCTTAAAAGACAGCATTCCACAAAGCATTCTCACCTTCCCCACAACGTCGATGGACCTCCTTAATCCTCTCAGATGACCTGCAAATTCCACTGCAGCTCCAATCAAATGAAGCAACACATGCATTGCCTGCCTGGGCCTTCCACTCACAATCTGCAGTAACAAGTTCCAATTAAAATTTCACAGGTGCATAATTGTTGTCAACAGCTTATCATGCAAATCTTTCCCATAGCTTGTACACGTGttccaaataattttgtttattatattcTTGCATCTTCCTATTGTggcccaaaataaaaaatgcaaggCTCGTCTTGCCTCTTTCCATACCACAGAGTGAAGGATCATCTAGCCAAAATGCCAATTTCAAGATCAAGATTTATATTAGGTTTGCCGTCCACCAACCAAAAGGTCCCATCTGGGTATATATACTATGAAATTTTTTAGTAGCTTGGTCGATCCTTAATTAGttccataaataaatattttgttttcaagcTGTATTTGATAGATTCCTTTTACCtttccaaaaacaattttaaaaacttatacaaTTGTGGTTATCCAGTCAATTCATTTCAGGTATGATGTACCTCTCTTCAGTGATGAAGAATTTAAATGATAGAGGCTTGTCCTCTGCTGGTCTATGACATGTCAACCAGCATTCTTCAGCAAGATGGTAATTACATCTTACACAAGCCAACCAAATGAACCGAGAAACAGTTGCAGAAATACGCATTTTCTTGAAGCAATAACACTATACTGGGAGGACAGTtcaacttcaaattttcaatagtTTTAAAAGTTTACCAGGTGGGGTGCCACAACATAATCTCCGATCATCAATATGTTCCGCATCAAGACCAATAAACCAAGAACCCAGTGAAACGTCCTCATTAGCATACTTGTGAAGAACATGCCTGCAATAATCATGTACAAAATAACCATAAAAAGTGGAAGAGGATATTATGAAAGACATCAATCCAAGAATTTGCTGATTCCTTTTTTACCCCTTGAAAATGGTAAGTGAAAACTTACTGGTTTATTGATATATATCTAGCCAAATCTTTTGAAATGGCATATAGCTGTCCTGTAGCGTGACGGAAATATTTGTTTCCTGCCTCACCAAATTTCCAATACTCGGGTTCATGGTATCTCACTCCCCTGTTACAAAAATATGGACAAATAAGAAACTAAGAACTAAACAGTTTCATGTAACCAAAACAATCTAAAGAAAGTCACTTACTTCTGAGCAAGGACTGGACCAGATTTCATGCACCCAATATACAACCGAGGTTTTTTTCTGTGTCTAACTAAAGTTTCTCCGAGTGTTGCTGCAACAATTTGAAATAAGTTGGGCTCAATTTAACAAAGAACTATAAATTATAAACAACAAACTACTGATGTTACTTTCAAAACATATCCACATTTGCCAAATTACAAGAGAAAGATCCCATAGCAATCATCAGACATGGGCCTTAGAGGCTTGGGAGAATGTGGATTCAGAGGAGGAATTATTCATAATAAACCGAATTATTCATAACAAACTGAATTATTGTCCTTAACACTTCCTATCAACTTTCATAtctaaaataagaaaggaaaactaAATTATAAGACTTTTCAGATTATTATGGATGACACCCacaaaagaaatcataataCAGATTAACATATTAGATACCTATATTTACATGGacatcatcatcaactttaacGTAGAACTCTGCATCCCACAAAGCAACAGCAGTAGCAAAATATATCTTTGTCTTGGCAGACAGTTCGAGGTAACCTTCAACATGTTCCTGCTCACACAGTAACACAGACATGGGGGCAAATTAACTTTATAATTATAGGTAATGAAGATGTTCCTTGGAGGCATCAAGCATacagaagaaagaagaaagcaGAAAGCAAGTCACAGAAGAAGATACAAAACCATTACCAGCCTCAAGAAGTCTCCATGTTTTTTGTCCTCTGCTTCGATAGCTCTGTCCAGTATACCCCCTGACGTGGCACTGagtgatgaaaacaaaaggttgATTAATAGTATGCAATAAACTTATCATCTCATATTCATGTTATTCAAATGATCTATTAGTTGTTGGTAACACAAGGCATTATGTAGGCACAGGTAAAAACAGCATAAGTTTCAGGTGATGCCCTATTGTAATAAGAACTAAGCTATTAAATACAACAGTCCGAAAAGGTGCATAAAAAGACGGTCCTAAATATAGCATACCATCAGCTAAGATAAAATTCAGAAATAATGGAATGTTAGAAGTTTTGAGACTTCAATCTTAATCTTCAAGGAGTTGTTATTTTGTGCCTATCTtctccaataaataaataaaatttaaaaataaggttCTTAGTAATATATTAGAGAAGAGGCTTAGCATGTCACGCAAAGAACAGAATAGTCAAGTAAAATATAGGCATTTACTTATCCAGTAGTTTGAGAAGAGAATTAACCACTCACCTATGACCAATGACAAAGCGAATGATAATGCCCTTCTCTTCCTCCAGCTTCTTCCTTTTTTCACCTATTTTCCATGTGTTCCAGAAGAAACAATCGTAAGACATCATCCAATAAGAAGCTAAAATAAgatatgaataagaaaaaagaactcCAGGAATAGAAAGCAAAGAAACATCCATGAACCTTGTGGCATCCACGTAGCACGAACCGAATCTCTTCGTTTCCGGCTGCTAAAAGCTGTATTGATTCCTACAACCATTAGATATCTTTTTCTCCCTGATGATTCAGTCTTCTGCAAGTCTTCTGATATTGGAGAACCGTTTACTATAGATTCTTGTGCAGCTCTCGCAGCAGCTAATTCCATCTCTAAATTGGAAATAGTTTTATCCAACGTCCTACATGCAATAAGGTTATATGATTCATATTCAGgataattcaaaatcaaatgaaGTACGATATATTAGTAAATATATAAGCATAACAAAGACTTACTGTATAGCATGATGAGTTTTATGAACTTCCCCAATAATGTCCTTAGAGTCACGCTTCACAAACTTCTGCTGCAACTAAAGGCACCCAGTCAGATTGAATCAGACAacgattataaaataaagaattacaATAAATGAAATCAACTAATGAAATGTGAGAGAGACTCACGGTTTTTGGATCACAACCCTCGGAAACTAACTTCAACTTTTCAGCTTCTACGGCAGTTGTCCTTGTGATGCCTTTAGATTCAGGGACAGCCCACATCCTATGacatattttttcattcattaaaaTGGCATCATATCCCAAGAACTAGCTGCTTTAGTTATGAGATTGTCTAATCCTATAAgaattcaaattaggaaaagcATTTCCACAGGTAAAAGACTATTTCTTAAGGTAAGTAAGGAAGGCTTTAAGAACTTGAAATAGAAACTGATGAGTAACAGTAAGCAATGGGCTCAAGAAATGCAGAATAGATCATGGGATTTTTAAAATCCAAGGTCTTCTATGTCAAATTGTGAATAGAATTCAAGAAcctcaatataaaaattaaatattataagtcTAGGGTATCCACCACATTCTCATCAAGGACTTGCAATTACAGCTacaagaatttttaatttttaatattataaatgtcaGAGGCCTTCAATGAGGAATGGAACCTTTCCATGCCTACAGATCTAACAGACAGACCACATTCAAATCCcaatccaaacaaaaatatttttcttttttctttttctttaaaaaaaaaaaaaaagttgggtATTAATGGAAGTAGAGATAAACCATCAATAAATGATTATGGGAATGACAGGCACATGTGCAGAGGTACTCAAACTAGAGTTTCCTCCAAtctaaaaactaaaatcaaaattatatggCTTGCATCCAAACAGAAACCCCATACAGATCCATCCCAACTTTACGATCAAAGGAGCAAACTACAAATAGAAGCACAATTCACCACCACAAAAAGCATCAAAAtctttgaaaattcaaaaccaCCCAGctcaatgaaataaataaatctccATCCTAAAACAACACTGTTATTATTGAAACAAATAGGAATCAGCAAAATatgaatattgaatttttttaaaaaaaaaaatcaataaaacagGCATTCGTCAATGGACTAAGATTGACAAAAATGGCTTGCACCCAAATCTCAAAAATGCATAAATCAACAAATTAGGCAAACCCCACAAGCAAATACCatcaaaagaaaagtgaaaattcaaaaaaatatattcaaaataaaatcgtTTTACCTATTAGTGAAGAACATTCCAGCACAGAAGCAACCTACGCAAAGTAAGAGGGTCCATTTCTGGGAGATAACACTTCTTGAAGGCAGCTCTCCTCTGCTCTTCAGAGACATCTTCGCTCCAATTTTCTTCTCCCACACGTCAATAGCTTTCTGGAGAAAAACCCATACCCAAACCACAGAGGAAATCAAGCTCAAGAGACCCAGACCCAGAAGCAGACAAACGAACCCCCCAGGTGTCTAGAAATTGTGGCACCGACAATCCAATTTATGAACGAGCTCTGGTACAAGATTTGAGgcaaagaagagagagaaagtatcAGAACAgagagatgatgatgatgctGCTGCTCCTCCTGTGCCCCCTCTCTTCTCTTGCTTCTGATTCGCTCCTTCCCTTTTATCCTTTGCTTTGGCTGGTtctcccccctctctctctctctctctctacaagactccctctctttctctctctagaaatcAACTCTCCTTTCTACTTTGCAGGCAAGGGACGTCGAACAGAAGTGAGAAGACCCACTAACTGTCCTCTTC
The window above is part of the Vitis riparia cultivar Riparia Gloire de Montpellier isolate 1030 chromosome 12, EGFV_Vit.rip_1.0, whole genome shotgun sequence genome. Proteins encoded here:
- the LOC117927040 gene encoding probable beta-1,3-galactosyltransferase 2 isoform X3, whose protein sequence is MSLKSRGELPSRSVISQKWTLLLCVGCFCAGMFFTNRMWAVPESKGITRTTAVEAEKLKLVSEGCDPKTKFVKRDSKDIIGEVHKTHHAIQTLDKTISNLEMELAAARAAQESIVNGSPISEDLQKTESSGRKRYLMVVGINTAFSSRKRRDSVRATWMPQGEKRKKLEEEKGIIIRFVIGHSATSGGILDRAIEAEDKKHGDFLRLEHVEGYLELSAKTKIYFATAVALWDAEFYVKVDDDVHVNIATLGETLVRHRKKPRLYIGCMKSGPVLAQKGVRYHEPEYWKFGEAGNKYFRHATGQLYAISKDLARYISINQHVLHKYANEDVSLGSWFIGLDAEHIDDRRLCCGTPPDCEWKAQAGNACVASFDWSCSGICRSSERIKEVHRRCGEGENALWNAVF
- the LOC117927040 gene encoding probable beta-1,3-galactosyltransferase 2 isoform X1, producing MSLKSRGELPSRSVISQKWTLLLCVGCFCAGMFFTNRMWAVPESKGITRTTAVEAEKLKLVSEGCDPKTLQQKFVKRDSKDIIGEVHKTHHAIQTLDKTISNLEMELAAARAAQESIVNGSPISEDLQKTESSGRKRYLMVVGINTAFSSRKRRDSVRATWMPQGEKRKKLEEEKGIIIRFVIGHSATSGGILDRAIEAEDKKHGDFLRLEHVEGYLELSAKTKIYFATAVALWDAEFYVKVDDDVHVNIATLGETLVRHRKKPRLYIGCMKSGPVLAQKGVRYHEPEYWKFGEAGNKYFRHATGQLYAISKDLARYISINQHVLHKYANEDVSLGSWFIGLDAEHIDDRRLCCGTPPDCEWKAQAGNACVASFDWSCSGICRSSERIKEVHRRCGEGENALWNAVF
- the LOC117927040 gene encoding probable beta-1,3-galactosyltransferase 2 isoform X2, whose product is MSLKSRGELPSRSVISQKWTLLLCVGCFCAGMFFTNRMWAVPESKGITRTTAVEAEKLKLVSEGCDPKTQKFVKRDSKDIIGEVHKTHHAIQTLDKTISNLEMELAAARAAQESIVNGSPISEDLQKTESSGRKRYLMVVGINTAFSSRKRRDSVRATWMPQGEKRKKLEEEKGIIIRFVIGHSATSGGILDRAIEAEDKKHGDFLRLEHVEGYLELSAKTKIYFATAVALWDAEFYVKVDDDVHVNIATLGETLVRHRKKPRLYIGCMKSGPVLAQKGVRYHEPEYWKFGEAGNKYFRHATGQLYAISKDLARYISINQHVLHKYANEDVSLGSWFIGLDAEHIDDRRLCCGTPPDCEWKAQAGNACVASFDWSCSGICRSSERIKEVHRRCGEGENALWNAVF